A genomic window from Sebastes fasciatus isolate fSebFas1 chromosome 7, fSebFas1.pri, whole genome shotgun sequence includes:
- the ccdc9 gene encoding coiled-coil domain-containing protein 9 isoform X5, protein MSTAVDLKTKEEKDAELDKRIEALRKKNEALVKRYQEIEEDKKKAEQEGIAVTTPRKPRPHEPETDRRKTEKENFTVTVDLSKVAGDKRVVNDWKPGTPRGRKTSEESDGHRGPNDGQRWPNDGHRGGPDDGHRGSNDGQRWPSDGHRGGPDDGHRGSNDGQRWPSDGHRGGPDDGHRGSNDGQRWPSDGHRGGPDDGHRGSNDGPRGPSDGHRGPSDGHRGPSDGHSPPRRSGSGRMGRGSQRGGGVRQERREWEPRTPRDGEPGESGGPGRRGGRRGRGGEGRGGVGGGGEGRGGGGGGGGEGEGGGTPGGTDRKSKEWEEKRRQNIEKMNEEMEKIAEYERGQRPDGDKPIRNFLDDPRRSGPAPDIDRKEGSRRHVRNWGGLDFDNVKTKAELEKEWTSRRPGPKGSVDMTMSMTGRERAEYVRWKKEREQIDEERLARHRNATGQWRREWDAQKTDNMFKEDPYVASEGITPEQGSRRARGRNSRTEPRGRASDENKRPPKASTFGDFLSQGRTPGQRGERGERGRGRGRGQKPSYSMHDNRWEGEKEEEEDKEREKEDKTKREKEPKKKKEEEKSPKSKPPTAQKVEAKNEDGEEDDEEWEDASDGEDVEGSDSEHDSRGEEKKDTGKEKPASSKDSSPTSPAHRSRPSSAGSPKEQRPPRPKVHIPPPAAVQESPEGGKPLSPFLPPDNHQPVTNWAEEMEMLSPRTSMGAESPLKPPSVEASLPQKKEEEEEEKEEEEETEEEEEEEEEEEEEEEETESRAASSSEPAEPQKEEDKAIDVSSPSAIDVSSPSEKSEARQTVIVSEPESVPTDSPAAPPSDPDLSEASEAAVTMDQDPPAAPSQADEQDNPPSPAVLEVDDDMTPAGTDAAPTAEAAESLEPTPSEPTSSESTSSEQTSSD, encoded by the exons GACAAGAGAGTCGTGAACGACTGGAAACCTGGAACGCCTCGCGGCCGGAAGACATCAGAGGAGAGCGATGGCCACCGAGGGCCAAACGACGGCCAAAGATGGCCAAATGATGGCCACCGAGGAGGACCAGACGACGGCCACCGAGGGTCAAACGACGGCCAACGATGGCCAAGCGATGGCCACCGAGGAGGACCAGACGACGGCCACCGAGGATCAAACGACGGCCAACGATGGCCAAGCGATGGCCACCGAGGAGGACCAGACGACGGCCACCGAGGGTCAAACGACGGCCAACGATGGCCAAGCGATGGCCACCGAGGAGGACCAGACGACGGCCACCGAGGGTCAAACGACGGTCCCCGAGGGCCCAGCGACGGCCACCGAGGGCCCAGCGATGGCCACCGAGGGCCCAGCGACGGCCACAGCCCCCCCAGGAGATCTGGGTCTGGACGAATGGGTCGGGgaagtcagagaggaggaggcgtccgccaggagaggagagaatggGAACCCAGGACACCCAGAGATGGAGAACCTGGGGAGTCAGGAGGACCGGGAcgcagaggaggaaggagaggaagagggggagaaggacgaggaggagtaggaggagggggagaaggacgaggaggaggaggaggaggaggaggagaaggagaaggaggtggGACACCAGGTGGCACGGACAGGAAATCCAAG GAATGGGAGGAGAAGAGGCGACAGAACATTGAGAAGATGAATgaagaaatggagaaaatagcAGAGTATGAGAGAGGACAGCGG CCGGACGGAGACAAGCCGATCCGTAACTTCCTGGACGACCCGAGACGTTCAGGCCCGGCGCCAGACATAGACCGCAAAGAGGGCAGCAGGAGACACGTACGGAACTGGGGAGGGCTGGACTTTGACAACGTGAAGACGAAAGCCGAACTGGAGAAAGAGTGGACC AGTCGGAGGCCTGGTCCGAAAGGCTCTGTGGACATGACCATGTCTATGACCGGCCGGGAGAGAGCAGAGTACGTGCGCTGGAAGAAGGAGCGTGAGCAGATTGACGAGGAGAGACTCGCACGCCATCGTAATGCCACAGGCCAGTGGAGACGAGAGTGGGACGCACAGAAGACGGACAACAT GTTCAAGGAGGACCCATATGTGGCCTCGGAGGGCATCACACCCGAACAAGGCAGCAGGAGAg CCCGGGGTCGTAACTCTCGTACAGAGCCTCGGGGCAGGGCCTCAG ATGAGAATAAGCGGCCTCCTAAAGCTTCGACATTTGGTGACTTCCTGTCCCAGGGCAGGACCCCAGGCCAACGAGGCGAGCGGGGCGAGCGGGGCAGAGGAAGGGGCCGAGGACAGAAACCGAGCTACAG CATGCATGACAACCGCtgggaaggagagaaagaagaagaggaggacaaggagagggagaaggaggacaagacaaagagagagaaggagccaaaaaagaagaaggaagaagaaaaatctCCAAAATCCAAACCTCCTACAGCACAGAAG GTTGAGGCGAAGAACGAAGACGGAGAAGAAGACGACGAAGAATGGGAGGACGCCAGTGATGGAGAAGACGTCGAAGGTAGCGACTCGGAACACGACTCCAGGGGCGAGGAGAAGAAAGACACCGGGAAAGAGAAACCAGCCAGCAGCAAAGACAGCTCCCCTACATCTCCTGCACATCGCTCTCGACCATCGTCAGCAGGAAGCCCCAAAGAGCAGCGGCCTCCCAGGCCGAAGGTCCACATCCCCCCGCCGGCAGCAGTTCAGGAGTCACCGGAGGGAGGCAAGCCCCTCAGCCCCTTCCTCCCTCCGGACAACCACCAGCCTGTGACAAACTGGgcggaggagatggagatgtTGTCGCCACGGACCAGCATGGGAGCTGAGAGCCCACTGAAACCCCCCAGCGTTGAGGCCAGCCTGCCtcagaagaaagaggaagaggaagaggagaaggaggaggaggaggagacggaggaggaggaggaggaggaggaggaggaggaggaggaggaggaggagacggagagcaGAGCTGCCAGCTCCAGTGAACCTGCTGAGCCACAGAAAGAGGAGGATAAAG CCATAGACGTTTCCTCTCCTTCAGCCATAGACGTTTCCTCTCCTTCAGAAAAGAGTGAAGCCCGGCAGACTGTGATCGTGTCAGAACCAGAGTCCGTCCCTACAGACTCCCCCGCTGCACCGCCATCTGACCCCGACCTCTCTGAGGCCAGCGAGGCTGCCGTGACGATGGACCAGGATCCACCTGCTGCTCCATCACAAG CAGACGAACAGGACAACCCTCCCTCTCCAGCCGTCCTGGAGGTCGATGACGACATGACGCCAGCTGGGACCGACGCTGCTCCGACAGCAGAGGCCGCTGAGTCCTTGGAGCCGACGCCCTCGGAGCCAACGTCCTCGGAGTCGACGTCCTCGGAGCAGACGTCCTCAG
- the ccdc9 gene encoding coiled-coil domain-containing protein 9 isoform X6 yields MSTAVDLKTKEEKDAELDKRIEALRKKNEALVKRYQEIEEDKKKAEQEGIAVTTPRKPRPHEPETDRRKTEKENFTVTVDLSKVAGDKRVVNDWKPGTPRGRKTSEESDGHRGPNDGQRWPNDGHRGGPDDGHRGSNDGQRWPSDGHRGGPDDGHRGSNDGQRWPSDGHRGGPDDGHRGSNDGQRWPSDGHRGGPDDGHRGSNDGPRGPSDGHRGPSDGHRGPSDGHSPPRRSGSGRMGRGSQRGGGVRQERREWEPRTPRDGEPGESGGPGRRGGRRGRGGEGRGGVGGGGEGRGGGGGGGGEGEGGGTPGGTDRKSKEWEEKRRQNIEKMNEEMEKIAEYERGQRPDGDKPIRNFLDDPRRSGPAPDIDRKEGSRRHVRNWGGLDFDNVKTKAELEKEWTSRRPGPKGSVDMTMSMTGRERAEYVRWKKEREQIDEERLARHRNATGQWRREWDAQKTDNMFKEDPYVASEGITPEQGSRRDENKRPPKASTFGDFLSQGRTPGQRGERGERGRGRGRGQKPSYSMHDNRWEGEKEEEEDKEREKEDKTKREKEPKKKKEEEKSPKSKPPTAQKVEAKNEDGEEDDEEWEDASDGEDVEGSDSEHDSRGEEKKDTGKEKPASSKDSSPTSPAHRSRPSSAGSPKEQRPPRPKVHIPPPAAVQESPEGGKPLSPFLPPDNHQPVTNWAEEMEMLSPRTSMGAESPLKPPSVEASLPQKKEEEEEEKEEEEETEEEEEEEEEEEEEEEETESRAASSSEPAEPQKEEDKAIDVSSPSAIDVSSPSAIDVSSPSEKSEARQTVIVSEPESVPTDSPAAPPSDPDLSEASEAAVTMDQDPPAAPSQADEQDNPPSPAVLEVDDDMTPAGTDAAPTAEAAESLEPTPSEPTSSESTSSEQTSSGAVHIN; encoded by the exons GACAAGAGAGTCGTGAACGACTGGAAACCTGGAACGCCTCGCGGCCGGAAGACATCAGAGGAGAGCGATGGCCACCGAGGGCCAAACGACGGCCAAAGATGGCCAAATGATGGCCACCGAGGAGGACCAGACGACGGCCACCGAGGGTCAAACGACGGCCAACGATGGCCAAGCGATGGCCACCGAGGAGGACCAGACGACGGCCACCGAGGATCAAACGACGGCCAACGATGGCCAAGCGATGGCCACCGAGGAGGACCAGACGACGGCCACCGAGGGTCAAACGACGGCCAACGATGGCCAAGCGATGGCCACCGAGGAGGACCAGACGACGGCCACCGAGGGTCAAACGACGGTCCCCGAGGGCCCAGCGACGGCCACCGAGGGCCCAGCGATGGCCACCGAGGGCCCAGCGACGGCCACAGCCCCCCCAGGAGATCTGGGTCTGGACGAATGGGTCGGGgaagtcagagaggaggaggcgtccgccaggagaggagagaatggGAACCCAGGACACCCAGAGATGGAGAACCTGGGGAGTCAGGAGGACCGGGAcgcagaggaggaaggagaggaagagggggagaaggacgaggaggagtaggaggagggggagaaggacgaggaggaggaggaggaggaggaggagaaggagaaggaggtggGACACCAGGTGGCACGGACAGGAAATCCAAG GAATGGGAGGAGAAGAGGCGACAGAACATTGAGAAGATGAATgaagaaatggagaaaatagcAGAGTATGAGAGAGGACAGCGG CCGGACGGAGACAAGCCGATCCGTAACTTCCTGGACGACCCGAGACGTTCAGGCCCGGCGCCAGACATAGACCGCAAAGAGGGCAGCAGGAGACACGTACGGAACTGGGGAGGGCTGGACTTTGACAACGTGAAGACGAAAGCCGAACTGGAGAAAGAGTGGACC AGTCGGAGGCCTGGTCCGAAAGGCTCTGTGGACATGACCATGTCTATGACCGGCCGGGAGAGAGCAGAGTACGTGCGCTGGAAGAAGGAGCGTGAGCAGATTGACGAGGAGAGACTCGCACGCCATCGTAATGCCACAGGCCAGTGGAGACGAGAGTGGGACGCACAGAAGACGGACAACAT GTTCAAGGAGGACCCATATGTGGCCTCGGAGGGCATCACACCCGAACAAGGCAGCAGGAGAg ATGAGAATAAGCGGCCTCCTAAAGCTTCGACATTTGGTGACTTCCTGTCCCAGGGCAGGACCCCAGGCCAACGAGGCGAGCGGGGCGAGCGGGGCAGAGGAAGGGGCCGAGGACAGAAACCGAGCTACAG CATGCATGACAACCGCtgggaaggagagaaagaagaagaggaggacaaggagagggagaaggaggacaagacaaagagagagaaggagccaaaaaagaagaaggaagaagaaaaatctCCAAAATCCAAACCTCCTACAGCACAGAAG GTTGAGGCGAAGAACGAAGACGGAGAAGAAGACGACGAAGAATGGGAGGACGCCAGTGATGGAGAAGACGTCGAAGGTAGCGACTCGGAACACGACTCCAGGGGCGAGGAGAAGAAAGACACCGGGAAAGAGAAACCAGCCAGCAGCAAAGACAGCTCCCCTACATCTCCTGCACATCGCTCTCGACCATCGTCAGCAGGAAGCCCCAAAGAGCAGCGGCCTCCCAGGCCGAAGGTCCACATCCCCCCGCCGGCAGCAGTTCAGGAGTCACCGGAGGGAGGCAAGCCCCTCAGCCCCTTCCTCCCTCCGGACAACCACCAGCCTGTGACAAACTGGgcggaggagatggagatgtTGTCGCCACGGACCAGCATGGGAGCTGAGAGCCCACTGAAACCCCCCAGCGTTGAGGCCAGCCTGCCtcagaagaaagaggaagaggaagaggagaaggaggaggaggaggagacggaggaggaggaggaggaggaggaggaggaggaggaggaggaggaggagacggagagcaGAGCTGCCAGCTCCAGTGAACCTGCTGAGCCACAGAAAGAGGAGGATAAAG CCATAGACGTTTCCTCTCCTTCAGCCATAGACGTTTCCTCTCCTTCAGCCATAGACGTTTCCTCTCCTTCAGAAAAGAGTGAAGCCCGGCAGACTGTGATCGTGTCAGAACCAGAGTCCGTCCCTACAGACTCCCCCGCTGCACCGCCATCTGACCCCGACCTCTCTGAGGCCAGCGAGGCTGCCGTGACGATGGACCAGGATCCACCTGCTGCTCCATCACAAG CAGACGAACAGGACAACCCTCCCTCTCCAGCCGTCCTGGAGGTCGATGACGACATGACGCCAGCTGGGACCGACGCTGCTCCGACAGCAGAGGCCGCTGAGTCCTTGGAGCCGACGCCCTCGGAGCCAACGTCCTCGGAGTCGACGTCCTCGGAGCAGACGTCCTCAGGTGCGGTCCATATCA
- the ccdc9 gene encoding coiled-coil domain-containing protein 9 isoform X8: protein MSTAVDLKTKEEKDAELDKRIEALRKKNEALVKRYQEIEEDKKKAEQEGIAVTTPRKPRPHEPETDRRKTEKENFTVTVDLSKVAGDKRVVNDWKPGTPRGRKTSEESDGHRGPNDGQRWPNDGHRGGPDDGHRGSNDGQRWPSDGHRGGPDDGHRGSNDGQRWPSDGHRGGPDDGHRGSNDGQRWPSDGHRGGPDDGHRGSNDGPRGPSDGHRGPSDGHRGPSDGHSPPRRSGSGRMGRGSQRGGGVRQERREWEPRTPRDGEPGESGGPGRRGGRRGRGGEGRGGVGGGGEGRGGGGGGGGEGEGGGTPGGTDRKSKEWEEKRRQNIEKMNEEMEKIAEYERGQRPDGDKPIRNFLDDPRRSGPAPDIDRKEGSRRHVRNWGGLDFDNVKTKAELEKEWTSRRPGPKGSVDMTMSMTGRERAEYVRWKKEREQIDEERLARHRNATGQWRREWDAQKTDNMFKEDPYVASEGITPEQGSRRDENKRPPKASTFGDFLSQGRTPGQRGERGERGRGRGRGQKPSYSMHDNRWEGEKEEEEDKEREKEDKTKREKEPKKKKEEEKSPKSKPPTAQKVEAKNEDGEEDDEEWEDASDGEDVEGSDSEHDSRGEEKKDTGKEKPASSKDSSPTSPAHRSRPSSAGSPKEQRPPRPKVHIPPPAAVQESPEGGKPLSPFLPPDNHQPVTNWAEEMEMLSPRTSMGAESPLKPPSVEASLPQKKEEEEEEKEEEEETEEEEEEEEEEEEEEEETESRAASSSEPAEPQKEEDKAIDVSSPSAIDVSSPSEKSEARQTVIVSEPESVPTDSPAAPPSDPDLSEASEAAVTMDQDPPAAPSQADEQDNPPSPAVLEVDDDMTPAGTDAAPTAEAAESLEPTPSEPTSSESTSSEQTSSD from the exons GACAAGAGAGTCGTGAACGACTGGAAACCTGGAACGCCTCGCGGCCGGAAGACATCAGAGGAGAGCGATGGCCACCGAGGGCCAAACGACGGCCAAAGATGGCCAAATGATGGCCACCGAGGAGGACCAGACGACGGCCACCGAGGGTCAAACGACGGCCAACGATGGCCAAGCGATGGCCACCGAGGAGGACCAGACGACGGCCACCGAGGATCAAACGACGGCCAACGATGGCCAAGCGATGGCCACCGAGGAGGACCAGACGACGGCCACCGAGGGTCAAACGACGGCCAACGATGGCCAAGCGATGGCCACCGAGGAGGACCAGACGACGGCCACCGAGGGTCAAACGACGGTCCCCGAGGGCCCAGCGACGGCCACCGAGGGCCCAGCGATGGCCACCGAGGGCCCAGCGACGGCCACAGCCCCCCCAGGAGATCTGGGTCTGGACGAATGGGTCGGGgaagtcagagaggaggaggcgtccgccaggagaggagagaatggGAACCCAGGACACCCAGAGATGGAGAACCTGGGGAGTCAGGAGGACCGGGAcgcagaggaggaaggagaggaagagggggagaaggacgaggaggagtaggaggagggggagaaggacgaggaggaggaggaggaggaggaggagaaggagaaggaggtggGACACCAGGTGGCACGGACAGGAAATCCAAG GAATGGGAGGAGAAGAGGCGACAGAACATTGAGAAGATGAATgaagaaatggagaaaatagcAGAGTATGAGAGAGGACAGCGG CCGGACGGAGACAAGCCGATCCGTAACTTCCTGGACGACCCGAGACGTTCAGGCCCGGCGCCAGACATAGACCGCAAAGAGGGCAGCAGGAGACACGTACGGAACTGGGGAGGGCTGGACTTTGACAACGTGAAGACGAAAGCCGAACTGGAGAAAGAGTGGACC AGTCGGAGGCCTGGTCCGAAAGGCTCTGTGGACATGACCATGTCTATGACCGGCCGGGAGAGAGCAGAGTACGTGCGCTGGAAGAAGGAGCGTGAGCAGATTGACGAGGAGAGACTCGCACGCCATCGTAATGCCACAGGCCAGTGGAGACGAGAGTGGGACGCACAGAAGACGGACAACAT GTTCAAGGAGGACCCATATGTGGCCTCGGAGGGCATCACACCCGAACAAGGCAGCAGGAGAg ATGAGAATAAGCGGCCTCCTAAAGCTTCGACATTTGGTGACTTCCTGTCCCAGGGCAGGACCCCAGGCCAACGAGGCGAGCGGGGCGAGCGGGGCAGAGGAAGGGGCCGAGGACAGAAACCGAGCTACAG CATGCATGACAACCGCtgggaaggagagaaagaagaagaggaggacaaggagagggagaaggaggacaagacaaagagagagaaggagccaaaaaagaagaaggaagaagaaaaatctCCAAAATCCAAACCTCCTACAGCACAGAAG GTTGAGGCGAAGAACGAAGACGGAGAAGAAGACGACGAAGAATGGGAGGACGCCAGTGATGGAGAAGACGTCGAAGGTAGCGACTCGGAACACGACTCCAGGGGCGAGGAGAAGAAAGACACCGGGAAAGAGAAACCAGCCAGCAGCAAAGACAGCTCCCCTACATCTCCTGCACATCGCTCTCGACCATCGTCAGCAGGAAGCCCCAAAGAGCAGCGGCCTCCCAGGCCGAAGGTCCACATCCCCCCGCCGGCAGCAGTTCAGGAGTCACCGGAGGGAGGCAAGCCCCTCAGCCCCTTCCTCCCTCCGGACAACCACCAGCCTGTGACAAACTGGgcggaggagatggagatgtTGTCGCCACGGACCAGCATGGGAGCTGAGAGCCCACTGAAACCCCCCAGCGTTGAGGCCAGCCTGCCtcagaagaaagaggaagaggaagaggagaaggaggaggaggaggagacggaggaggaggaggaggaggaggaggaggaggaggaggaggaggaggagacggagagcaGAGCTGCCAGCTCCAGTGAACCTGCTGAGCCACAGAAAGAGGAGGATAAAG CCATAGACGTTTCCTCTCCTTCAGCCATAGACGTTTCCTCTCCTTCAGAAAAGAGTGAAGCCCGGCAGACTGTGATCGTGTCAGAACCAGAGTCCGTCCCTACAGACTCCCCCGCTGCACCGCCATCTGACCCCGACCTCTCTGAGGCCAGCGAGGCTGCCGTGACGATGGACCAGGATCCACCTGCTGCTCCATCACAAG CAGACGAACAGGACAACCCTCCCTCTCCAGCCGTCCTGGAGGTCGATGACGACATGACGCCAGCTGGGACCGACGCTGCTCCGACAGCAGAGGCCGCTGAGTCCTTGGAGCCGACGCCCTCGGAGCCAACGTCCTCGGAGTCGACGTCCTCGGAGCAGACGTCCTCAG
- the ccdc9 gene encoding coiled-coil domain-containing protein 9 isoform X9: protein MSTAVDLKTKEEKDAELDKRIEALRKKNEALVKRYQEIEEDKKKAEQEGIAVTTPRKPRPHEPETDRRKTEKENFTVTVDLSKVAGDKRVVNDWKPGTPRGRKTSEESDGHRGPNDGQRWPNDGHRGGPDDGHRGSNDGQRWPSDGHRGGPDDGHRGSNDGQRWPSDGHRGGPDDGHRGSNDGQRWPSDGHRGGPDDGHRGSNDGPRGPSDGHRGPSDGHRGPSDGHSPPRRSGSGRMGRGSQRGGGVRQERREWEPRTPRDGEPGESGGPGRRGGRRGRGGEGRGGVGGGGEGRGGGGGGGGEGEGGGTPGGTDRKSKEWEEKRRQNIEKMNEEMEKIAEYERGQRPDGDKPIRNFLDDPRRSGPAPDIDRKEGSRRHVRNWGGLDFDNVKTKAELEKEWTSRRPGPKGSVDMTMSMTGRERAEYVRWKKEREQIDEERLARHRNATGQWRREWDAQKTDNMFKEDPYVASEGITPEQGSRRARGRNSRTEPRGRASDENKRPPKASTFGDFLSQGRTPGQRGERGERGRGRGRGQKPSYSMHDNRWEGEKEEEEDKEREKEDKTKREKEPKKKKEEEKSPKSKPPTAQKVEAKNEDGEEDDEEWEDASDGEDVEGSDSEHDSRGEEKKDTGKEKPASSKDSSPTSPAHRSRPSSAGSPKEQRPPRPKVHIPPPAAVQESPEGGKPLSPFLPPDNHQPVTNWAEEMEMLSPRTSMGAESPLKPPSVEASLPQKKEEEEEEKEEEEETEEEEEEEEEEEEEEEETESRAASSSEPAEPQKEEDKEKSEARQTVIVSEPESVPTDSPAAPPSDPDLSEASEAAVTMDQDPPAAPSQADEQDNPPSPAVLEVDDDMTPAGTDAAPTAEAAESLEPTPSEPTSSESTSSEQTSSD, encoded by the exons GACAAGAGAGTCGTGAACGACTGGAAACCTGGAACGCCTCGCGGCCGGAAGACATCAGAGGAGAGCGATGGCCACCGAGGGCCAAACGACGGCCAAAGATGGCCAAATGATGGCCACCGAGGAGGACCAGACGACGGCCACCGAGGGTCAAACGACGGCCAACGATGGCCAAGCGATGGCCACCGAGGAGGACCAGACGACGGCCACCGAGGATCAAACGACGGCCAACGATGGCCAAGCGATGGCCACCGAGGAGGACCAGACGACGGCCACCGAGGGTCAAACGACGGCCAACGATGGCCAAGCGATGGCCACCGAGGAGGACCAGACGACGGCCACCGAGGGTCAAACGACGGTCCCCGAGGGCCCAGCGACGGCCACCGAGGGCCCAGCGATGGCCACCGAGGGCCCAGCGACGGCCACAGCCCCCCCAGGAGATCTGGGTCTGGACGAATGGGTCGGGgaagtcagagaggaggaggcgtccgccaggagaggagagaatggGAACCCAGGACACCCAGAGATGGAGAACCTGGGGAGTCAGGAGGACCGGGAcgcagaggaggaaggagaggaagagggggagaaggacgaggaggagtaggaggagggggagaaggacgaggaggaggaggaggaggaggaggagaaggagaaggaggtggGACACCAGGTGGCACGGACAGGAAATCCAAG GAATGGGAGGAGAAGAGGCGACAGAACATTGAGAAGATGAATgaagaaatggagaaaatagcAGAGTATGAGAGAGGACAGCGG CCGGACGGAGACAAGCCGATCCGTAACTTCCTGGACGACCCGAGACGTTCAGGCCCGGCGCCAGACATAGACCGCAAAGAGGGCAGCAGGAGACACGTACGGAACTGGGGAGGGCTGGACTTTGACAACGTGAAGACGAAAGCCGAACTGGAGAAAGAGTGGACC AGTCGGAGGCCTGGTCCGAAAGGCTCTGTGGACATGACCATGTCTATGACCGGCCGGGAGAGAGCAGAGTACGTGCGCTGGAAGAAGGAGCGTGAGCAGATTGACGAGGAGAGACTCGCACGCCATCGTAATGCCACAGGCCAGTGGAGACGAGAGTGGGACGCACAGAAGACGGACAACAT GTTCAAGGAGGACCCATATGTGGCCTCGGAGGGCATCACACCCGAACAAGGCAGCAGGAGAg CCCGGGGTCGTAACTCTCGTACAGAGCCTCGGGGCAGGGCCTCAG ATGAGAATAAGCGGCCTCCTAAAGCTTCGACATTTGGTGACTTCCTGTCCCAGGGCAGGACCCCAGGCCAACGAGGCGAGCGGGGCGAGCGGGGCAGAGGAAGGGGCCGAGGACAGAAACCGAGCTACAG CATGCATGACAACCGCtgggaaggagagaaagaagaagaggaggacaaggagagggagaaggaggacaagacaaagagagagaaggagccaaaaaagaagaaggaagaagaaaaatctCCAAAATCCAAACCTCCTACAGCACAGAAG GTTGAGGCGAAGAACGAAGACGGAGAAGAAGACGACGAAGAATGGGAGGACGCCAGTGATGGAGAAGACGTCGAAGGTAGCGACTCGGAACACGACTCCAGGGGCGAGGAGAAGAAAGACACCGGGAAAGAGAAACCAGCCAGCAGCAAAGACAGCTCCCCTACATCTCCTGCACATCGCTCTCGACCATCGTCAGCAGGAAGCCCCAAAGAGCAGCGGCCTCCCAGGCCGAAGGTCCACATCCCCCCGCCGGCAGCAGTTCAGGAGTCACCGGAGGGAGGCAAGCCCCTCAGCCCCTTCCTCCCTCCGGACAACCACCAGCCTGTGACAAACTGGgcggaggagatggagatgtTGTCGCCACGGACCAGCATGGGAGCTGAGAGCCCACTGAAACCCCCCAGCGTTGAGGCCAGCCTGCCtcagaagaaagaggaagaggaagaggagaaggaggaggaggaggagacggaggaggaggaggaggaggaggaggaggaggaggaggaggaggaggagacggagagcaGAGCTGCCAGCTCCAGTGAACCTGCTGAGCCACAGAAAGAGGAGGATAAAG AAAAGAGTGAAGCCCGGCAGACTGTGATCGTGTCAGAACCAGAGTCCGTCCCTACAGACTCCCCCGCTGCACCGCCATCTGACCCCGACCTCTCTGAGGCCAGCGAGGCTGCCGTGACGATGGACCAGGATCCACCTGCTGCTCCATCACAAG CAGACGAACAGGACAACCCTCCCTCTCCAGCCGTCCTGGAGGTCGATGACGACATGACGCCAGCTGGGACCGACGCTGCTCCGACAGCAGAGGCCGCTGAGTCCTTGGAGCCGACGCCCTCGGAGCCAACGTCCTCGGAGTCGACGTCCTCGGAGCAGACGTCCTCAG